The genomic interval CGGCGTCGCTCGTCGCCGTGATGATGAACCTCGGCGAGATGGTGACTGCCACGCAGTCCGTCTCCGACGAGACGCTGCAGCTCCTCGCGGACGAGATGAACTACGTCCTGGAGATCGTCAGCCCGGAGGAAGAGGACCGCGAGCTTCTCGAGTCCTTCTCCATCGAGTTCGGTGAGGACGAGGGCGGCGAGGAAATGCTCGTCTCCCGTCCGCCGGTCGTGACCGTCATGGGTCACGTCGACCACGGTAAGACCCGACTGCTGGACGCGATCCGCAAGACGAACGTCGTTGCGGGCGAGGCCGGCGGTATTACGCAGCACATCGGTGCGTACCAGGTCGCCACCGAGGTCAACGGTGAAGAGCGCGCCATCACCTTCATCGACACCCCCGGTCACGAGGCGTTCACCGCCATGCGTGCCCGTGGTGCGAAGTCCACCGACATCGCGATCCTCGTGGTCGCGGCGAACGACGGTGTGATGCCGCAGACGATCGAGGCGCTGAACCACGCCAAGGCGGCCGACGTGCCGATCGTGGTCGCGGTCAACAAGATCGACGTCGAGGGTGCCGACCCGACCAAGGTGCGCGGTCAGCTCACCGAGTTCGGTCTGGTGGCGGAGGAGTACGGCGGCGACACGATGTTCGTCGACATCTCCGCGCGACAGGGCCTCAACATCGAGCAGCTGCTCGAAGCCGTGGTCCTCACCGCGGACGCGTCGCTCGACCTCCGTGCGAACGCCGAGATGGACGCGCAGGGTATTGCGATCGAGGCGCACCTCGACCGCGGTCGCGGCGCCGTCGCCACGGTGCTCGTCCAGCGCGGAACGCTCCGCGTCGGTGACACGATGGTCGCCGGTGACGCGTACGGCCGAGTCCGCGCCATGCTCGACGACAACGGCAACAACGTCGAGGAAGCGGGTCCGTCGACCCCCGTCCTGGTCCTGGGTCTCACCAACGTCCCCGGTGCCGGCGACAACTTCCTGGTCGTCGACGAGGACCGTACGGCCCGCCAGATCGCAGAGAAGCGTGCTGCGCGTGAGCGCAACGCCGCCTTCGCCAAGCGCACCCGCCGGGTGTCCCTCGAGGACCTCGACAAGGTGCTCAAGGCCGGTCTGGTCCAGGAGCTCAACCTCATCATCAAGGGCGACGCGTCCGGTTCGGTGGAGGCTCTCGAGTCCTCGCTGCTCCAGCTCGACGTCGGTGAAGAGGTCGACATCCGGGTCCTGCACCGCGGTGTGGGTGCGGTCACCGAGTCCGACATCGACCTGGCGATGGGCTCCGACGCCATCGTGATCGGCTTCAACGTGCGCGCCGCAGGGCGTGCCGCGCAGATGGCCGAGCGCGAGGGTGTGGACGTCCGGTACTACTCGGTCATCTACCAGGCGATCGAAGAGATCGAAGCGGCCCTCAAGGGCATGCTCAAGCCGGAGTACGAAGAGGTCGAGCTCGGTACGGCGGAGATCCGCGAGGTCTTCCGCTCGTCCAAGCTGGGCAACATCGCGGGTGTTCTCATCCGCTCCGGCGAGGTCAAGCGCAACACCAAGGCGCGACTCGTCCGCGACGGCAAGGTCGTGGCCGAGGACCTCAACATCCAGGGTCTGCGCCGCTTCAAGGACGACGTCACCGAGATCCGCGAAGGGTTCGAGGGTGGTATCAACCTCGGCAACTTCAACGACATCAAGATCGACGACGTCATCGCGACGTACGAGATGCGCGAGAAGCCGCGCGGCTAGTCCGCAGAGCTGATCCGTACGGCTGGTCCGTACAGCATCGGTCGGAGCCGCTCGGCGGAGATATTTCCGTCGAGCGGCTCCGGCCGTTGCGTGTACGGTTCTTGTGTCCCTGCCAAGTGGCTGGCGGGGCACGACCCCGAACCGGCGGGACATCCGGACATACATGTATGTGGGGACACTGTCCTTCGACCTGCTCCTCGGCGACGTACGGTCGCTGAAGGAGAAACGCTCCGTCGTACGACCGATAGTCGCCGAGCTCCAGCGCAAATTCGCGGTGAGTGTGGCGGAAGTCGGCGACCAGGATGTCTACCGCAGAGTCAAGATCGGCGTCGCGGTGGTGTCAGGGGAAACGGGGCACCTCACAGACGTACTGGACCGGTGCGAGCGCATGGTCGCCGCCCGGCCCGAAGTGGAGTTGCTGTCCGTTCGACGGCGGCTGCACACAGACGAAGACTGACGTATCGCAGCAGCGGAAAGACAGAAAGAGAGTAGGACCGGTGACCGACAAAGCGCGGGCCCGCAAGCTGGCCGATCGCATCCAGGTCGTGGTCGCGGAGACCCTGGACCGGCGTATCAAGGATCCGCGGCTGGGCTTCGTGACCATCACGGATGCCCGGGTCACCGGTGACCTGCGGGAGGCCACGGTCTTCTACACGGTCTACGGCGACGACGAAGAGCGCGCCGCCTCGGCTGCCGCACTGGAGAGCGCCAAGGGCATCCTCCGCTCCGAGGTCGGCCGGCAGACCGGCGTGCGCCACACGCCTTCGCTGGCCTTCGTGGCGGACGCCCTGCCGGACAACGCGCGCACCATCGAGGACCTCCTCGACAAGGCGCGCGCCAAGGACGCGGAGGTGCGCGAGGTGTCGACCGGCAAGACGTACGCCGGCGAGGCCGACCCGTACCGCAAGCCCGAGGACGACGAAGCCGGAGCGGACGCCGAGGGCGAGGGCGAAACCGCGGAATGAAGCGCACCACCACCACGACGCCGGACGGCCTTGTCATCGTCGACAAGCCGTCCGGCTTCACTTCGCACGACGTAGTGGCCAAGATGCGCGGGATCGCCAAGACCCGTCGCGTCGGCCACGCCGGCACGCTCGACCCCATGGCGACGGGCGTTCTCGTCCTCGGCGTCGAAAAGGCCACCAAGCTGCTGGGTCATCTCGCTCTGACCGAGAAGGAGTACCTCGGTACGATCCGGCTCGGCCAGACCACGGTCACCGACGACGCGGAGGGCGAGATCACGACGTCCACCGACGCTTCCGGCGTGACCAGGGAAGGCATCGACGCGGGCGTCGCCGAACTGACCGGCGCCATAATGCAGGTGCCTTCGAAGGTCAGCGCGATCAAGATAAACGGCAAGCGGTCGTACTCGCGGGTGCGCGAGGGCGAGGAGTTCGAGATCCCGGCCAGGCCGGTCACCGTCTCGTCCTTCCAGGTGTACGACGTGCGCGAGGCAGTGGCCGAGGACGGGACGCCCGTCGTCGACCTGGTCGTCTCCGTCGTCTGCTCCTCCGGTACGTACATCCGCGCTCTCGCCCGTGACCTCGGGGCGGGGCTCGGTGTCGGCGGGCATCTGACCGCACTGCGCCGGACCCGGGTCGGCCCGTACGGGCTCGACGCGGCGAAGACGCTGGAGCAGCTCCAGGAGGAGCTCACCGTCATGCCCATCGCCGACGCGGCCGCGGCCGCGTTCGCGCGCTGGGACGTGGACGAGCGGCGGGCGGCCCTGGTGACGAACGGCGTACGGATCGACATGCCGGCGTACGAGAGCACCCCGGTCGCGGTCTTCGGCCCGGAGGGGCGCTTCCTCGCGCTCGTCGAGGAGAACCGCGGCAAGGCGAAGAGCCTCGCCGTCTTCGGCTGACGGCTCGCGCGACCGCTGAGCATCGGCTCACCTCTGCGCCCACCTCTGCGCCCACCTCTGCGGCCCACCGTGGAGCGGACAGCCCGTCGGCTGTCCGCTCCACGATCCCCCTCGCAGGTGGTCTGTCCACCCAGCCACTCCGATTCACCCCTTCGGGCAGGCGCTTGGAGTGAATGAAGGGTGTATTGGGGGGCGCTTTCGCCCGGCGTCCTTCTCCTGCCGATCAATGCGGGGCGGTGCTCGTCCGTACCACCGAGCGTCGCCGCCTGCTCCGGCGCTGGGGGACTCCCATGCCCGATGCGAGGCACAGGCCGCGGGCATGGCAGTCTTAGACCTGCGTAATCAGCAATCTCACGTACACAGGTTCGGGTTCGAGTTCGGGCGAGGAGAGCGGTCACAGTGCAGCGCTGGCGTGGCTTGGAGGACATCCCCCAGGACTGGGGACGCAGCGTCGTCACCATCGGCTCCTACGACGGGGTGCACCGCGGACACCAGCTGATCATCGGACGCGCGGTGGACCGCGCCCGCGAGCTCGGCGTGCCTTCGGTGGTCGTCACCTTCGACCCCCACCCGAGCGAGGTCGTGCGGCCCGGCAGCCACCCGCCGCTGCTCGCCCCGCACCACCGGCGTGCCGAGCTGATGGCCGAGCTGGGTGTGGACGCGCTGCTGATCCTGCCCTTCACCGCCGAGTTCTCGAAGCTGTCGCCGGCCGACTTCATCGTGAAGGTGCTGGTCGACAAGCTGCACGCGAAGGCGGTCATCGAGGGCCCGAACTTCCGCTTCGGACACCGGGCGGCGGGCGATGTCGCATTCCTCTCCGAGCTCGGTCCGACGTACGACTACGAGGTCGAGGTCGTAGACCTGTACGTGCGCGGCGAGGCGGGCGGCGGCGAGCCGTTCTCCTCCACGCTGACCCGGCGCCTGGTCGCCGAGGGCGACGTCGAAGGCGCCGCGGAGATCCTGGGCCGGCCGCACCGCGTCGAGGGCGTGGTGGTGCGCGGCGCCCAGCGCGGCCGCGAGCTCGGCTACCCGACGGCGAACGTCGAGACGCTGCCGCACACCGCGATTCCCGCCGACGGCGTGTACGCGGGCTGGCTGACGGTGGAGGGCGAGGCGATGCCCGCCGCGATCTCGGTCGGCACGAACCCGCAGTTCGACGGCACGGAGCGGACGGTCGAGGCGTACGCCATCGACCGGGTGGGCCTCGACCTGTACGGGCTGCACGTCGCCGTCGACTTCCTGGCGTACGTACGCGGCCAGGCCAAGTTCGACTCGATCGAGGCGCTGCTGGTGGCGATCGCGGACGACGTGAAGCGCTCGCGCGAGCTGATCGAGGCGTACGAGGCGAAGTAGCGGCCGCGCTCAGGCGTCGCCCACGGCACTCGTCTCTGCCCCTGCCTCTGCCCCCGCGCGTGCCCCGGCGGCGCGGGCTGCCGCCCAGTGGCAGGCGACCTGCGCCTCGTCGCCGCCGGCCAGGACCGGCAGGAGCGCCGTACGGCAGTCGGCGTCGACGCCCGTACGCCCGGCCTCGCCGGAGGCCAGCACGTGGCAGCGGGCGTGGAAACGGCAGCCACCGGGAATGCGGGACGGGTCCGGCGGTTCGCCCGTCAGGACGACGGGTTCCGCACCGGACTCGGGGAGTACGGACAAGAGGGCCTGCGTGTACGGGTGCTGAGGCTCCGTCAGCACCTTCTCGGCGGGGCCGGTCTCGACGATCCGGCCCAGGTACATCACCGCTACCCGGTCGGCGATGTTCCAGGCGAGGCCGAGGTCGTGGGTCACCACCAGGGCGGAGAGCCCGAGTTCGTCGCGCAGCGACAGCAGTAGCGCCAGAATCTCGCCGCGTACGGACGCGTCCAGTGATGCCACCGGCTCGTCGGCGACGATGAGTTCGGGGTTCAGGACGAGCGCGCCCGCGATGACGACGCGCTGTCGCTGGCCGCCCGAGAGCTCGTGCGGGTAGCGCAGGAAGAACCGCTCAGGGGGACGCAGACCGGCGCGCGAGAGCGCCTCGGCGACGGCCCCGCGCTCGTCGCCCGCGTAACCGTGGATGCGCAGACCCTCCGCCACGGCGTCGTACACCGTGTGGCGCGGATTGAGCGAACCGCTCGGGTCCTGGAGCACGAGCTGTACGCGCTTGCGGTACGCCTTGAGGGCGCGTGAGCCGTAGTCGAGGGGCTTGCCGGCGAAGGTTACGCGGCCGGAGGTGGGCGGGACCAGGCCGAGGAGCGAGCGGGCGAGGGTGGTCTTGCCGCAGCCTGATTCGCCCACGAGCGCGACGATCTCGCCGGGGCGGATGTCGAGGTCGACGCCGTCGACGGCACGGGCGGCGGGGGCGCCGCGGCGGCCGGGGAAGGTGACGTGCAGGGCGGTGGCGGTGAGGAGGGGAGTGGGGTTCATGTCTTACTCCGGTGGGTGGGATGGGGGCGGTGCTCAGCAGTGCGGGGCCGCGGGTGCCTGCGGCGCTTTCCCCACCCCGCCCCTTCCCGAAACTGGGGGCAAGCCCCAGGCCCCGGGACGCCCTTCGGGCGTGGTCCTCAAACGCCGGACGGGCTGAATTCAGCCGCTCCGGCGTTTGAGGAGCGGGGTCTGGGGCGGAGCCCCAGTTCGGGAAGGGGCGGGGTGGGGAAATGGCACGCCGCAGGCGCCCCTGCCGGCTCCGGTCACGGCAACGGCTGCGCCACCCCCACCCGCACGCACGCCGCCCTCCGCCCCGCCCCCGCCTCTCGCAGTGGCTGGTCCTCCGTGGCGCACGTGTCCAGCGCCACCGCGCAGCGCGGGTGGAACGTACAGCCGGACGGCAGCGCCGTAGGATCCGGCGGATCGCCGCGCAGGCCGCGCGGGGCGAGACGCGAACCCGGGTCGCCGATGCGCGGGAACGCGGCCGACAGCGCCACGCCGTACGGATGCTGCGCCTCGTCGAACACCTGCCTCGCCGGGCCCTCCTCCACCACGCGCCCCGCGTACATCACCGCGAGCCGGTCACACGTGTCGGCCAGCACCGACAGGTCATGGCTGATCATCAGCAGGCTGATGTCCTGCTCCGCGACCAGCCCCTCGATCAGCCGCAGAATCTGCGCCTGGATCATCACATCCAGCGCGGTCGTCGGCTCGTCCGCCACG from Streptomyces spiramyceticus carries:
- the infB gene encoding translation initiation factor IF-2 is translated as MAKVRVYELAKEFGVESKVVMAKLQELGEFVRSASSTIEAPVVRKLTDALQGPGGNAGKSAAKPGAPRKAAPAKPAAPSPAAAARPSAPKPGAPAPKPAAAEAPKSSAPAETAPAAGPRPGPKPAPAKPAPAAPVPAAEFSAPAPAQPASPQPQQAPRPAGATPGPRPARPAPAGQRDGGQRDGGRGGERGGERPGRPGGQQAPRPGGARPAGPRPGNNPFTSGGSTGMARPQAPRPGGAPRPGGAGAPGGAPRPQGGPAGAPRPQGGQGGARPTPGGMPRPQGGAPRPGGAPGGNRPNPGMMPQRPAASPRPGGGPGGGGRGPGGPGGRPSGGGGRPGGGGFAGRPAGPGGGGGGFAGRPGGPGGGGGAGRPGGGGGFGGRPGFGGRPGGPGARGGTQGAFGRPGGPARRGRKSKRQRRQEYEAMQAPSVGGVMLPRGNGQTVRLSRGASLTDFAEKINANPASLVAVMMNLGEMVTATQSVSDETLQLLADEMNYVLEIVSPEEEDRELLESFSIEFGEDEGGEEMLVSRPPVVTVMGHVDHGKTRLLDAIRKTNVVAGEAGGITQHIGAYQVATEVNGEERAITFIDTPGHEAFTAMRARGAKSTDIAILVVAANDGVMPQTIEALNHAKAADVPIVVAVNKIDVEGADPTKVRGQLTEFGLVAEEYGGDTMFVDISARQGLNIEQLLEAVVLTADASLDLRANAEMDAQGIAIEAHLDRGRGAVATVLVQRGTLRVGDTMVAGDAYGRVRAMLDDNGNNVEEAGPSTPVLVLGLTNVPGAGDNFLVVDEDRTARQIAEKRAARERNAAFAKRTRRVSLEDLDKVLKAGLVQELNLIIKGDASGSVEALESSLLQLDVGEEVDIRVLHRGVGAVTESDIDLAMGSDAIVIGFNVRAAGRAAQMAEREGVDVRYYSVIYQAIEEIEAALKGMLKPEYEEVELGTAEIREVFRSSKLGNIAGVLIRSGEVKRNTKARLVRDGKVVAEDLNIQGLRRFKDDVTEIREGFEGGINLGNFNDIKIDDVIATYEMREKPRG
- a CDS encoding DUF503 domain-containing protein, producing MYVGTLSFDLLLGDVRSLKEKRSVVRPIVAELQRKFAVSVAEVGDQDVYRRVKIGVAVVSGETGHLTDVLDRCERMVAARPEVELLSVRRRLHTDED
- the rbfA gene encoding 30S ribosome-binding factor RbfA; amino-acid sequence: MTDKARARKLADRIQVVVAETLDRRIKDPRLGFVTITDARVTGDLREATVFYTVYGDDEERAASAAALESAKGILRSEVGRQTGVRHTPSLAFVADALPDNARTIEDLLDKARAKDAEVREVSTGKTYAGEADPYRKPEDDEAGADAEGEGETAE
- the truB gene encoding tRNA pseudouridine(55) synthase TruB — translated: MKRTTTTTPDGLVIVDKPSGFTSHDVVAKMRGIAKTRRVGHAGTLDPMATGVLVLGVEKATKLLGHLALTEKEYLGTIRLGQTTVTDDAEGEITTSTDASGVTREGIDAGVAELTGAIMQVPSKVSAIKINGKRSYSRVREGEEFEIPARPVTVSSFQVYDVREAVAEDGTPVVDLVVSVVCSSGTYIRALARDLGAGLGVGGHLTALRRTRVGPYGLDAAKTLEQLQEELTVMPIADAAAAAFARWDVDERRAALVTNGVRIDMPAYESTPVAVFGPEGRFLALVEENRGKAKSLAVFG
- a CDS encoding bifunctional riboflavin kinase/FAD synthetase; the encoded protein is MQRWRGLEDIPQDWGRSVVTIGSYDGVHRGHQLIIGRAVDRARELGVPSVVVTFDPHPSEVVRPGSHPPLLAPHHRRAELMAELGVDALLILPFTAEFSKLSPADFIVKVLVDKLHAKAVIEGPNFRFGHRAAGDVAFLSELGPTYDYEVEVVDLYVRGEAGGGEPFSSTLTRRLVAEGDVEGAAEILGRPHRVEGVVVRGAQRGRELGYPTANVETLPHTAIPADGVYAGWLTVEGEAMPAAISVGTNPQFDGTERTVEAYAIDRVGLDLYGLHVAVDFLAYVRGQAKFDSIEALLVAIADDVKRSRELIEAYEAK
- a CDS encoding ABC transporter ATP-binding protein; amino-acid sequence: MNPTPLLTATALHVTFPGRRGAPAARAVDGVDLDIRPGEIVALVGESGCGKTTLARSLLGLVPPTSGRVTFAGKPLDYGSRALKAYRKRVQLVLQDPSGSLNPRHTVYDAVAEGLRIHGYAGDERGAVAEALSRAGLRPPERFFLRYPHELSGGQRQRVVIAGALVLNPELIVADEPVASLDASVRGEILALLLSLRDELGLSALVVTHDLGLAWNIADRVAVMYLGRIVETGPAEKVLTEPQHPYTQALLSVLPESGAEPVVLTGEPPDPSRIPGGCRFHARCHVLASGEAGRTGVDADCRTALLPVLAGGDEAQVACHWAAARAAGARAGAEAGAETSAVGDA